From the genome of Uranotaenia lowii strain MFRU-FL chromosome 1, ASM2978415v1, whole genome shotgun sequence, one region includes:
- the LOC129760125 gene encoding uncharacterized protein LOC129760125: MICRVCAQYGHIGKNCPNSEKPICLNCSANFHTTEDETCAKAAFCLHCKAGHSPMSKVCPKYQEEDEVIHLRIDKGLSFAEARKALADSKRTTTYAQELQNNLMEQKDKQIAELQRQLNDMRAQMKALCSSTGTVITRQRSRSRKPSPMLSKQHEKMPVTKTTDIREMDFENGRSKRQITTKYSCEGNSKKASYSQANKNDSNNEQIDVSETEHESDNDQFFRPRNGKITKNYHSTTR; encoded by the coding sequence ATGATCTGCCGAGTATGTGCGCAATACGGACACATTGGTAAAAATTGCCCGAACTCAGAGAAACCAATTTGTTTAAACTGCTCTGCTAACTTCCACACGACGGAAGACGAGACGTGTGCGAAAGCTGCCTTTTGCTTGCATTGCAAAGCTGGCCATTCGCCGATGTCAAAGGTTTGTCCTAAATATCAAGAAGAAGACGAAGTCATACATTTGCGAATCGATAAAGGTCTTTCCTTTGCTGAAGCGCGCAAAGCACTGGCCGATTCCAAGAGAACTACTACATACGCTCAGGAATTGCAAAACAATCTGATGGAACAAAAAGATAAACAGATTGCAGAACTACAACGACAGTTGAATGATATGCGTGCTCAGATGAAAGCCCTCTGCTCCTCTACGGGGACCGTTATCACAAGACAGCGATCTCGATCTCGAAAACCTTCACCAATGCTCTCTAAGCAACACGAAAAAATGCCTGTTACAAAGACCACCGATATTCGGGAGatggattttgaaaatggtagaagCAAACGACAAATCACCACCAAGTACTCTTGTGAAGGAAACTCCAAAAAAGCATCTTACTCCCAAGCTAATAAAAATGATTCGAATAATGAGCAAATTGACGTCAGCGAAACTGAGCATGAATCCGATAACGATCAGTTTTTTCGCCCACGTAAcgggaaaattacaaaaaactacCACTCGACAACACGATGA